The following proteins are co-located in the Paludibaculum fermentans genome:
- a CDS encoding sodium:calcium antiporter: MNRRNTVTAPACAFLLLTSLELMQVGPSTALWAAPAILLAAMLIAWAAESAQFYIAQGFALAILAWLQTLPEFAVEAVLAWKQQVPLLLANLTGALRLLTGLGWPLIYFTAAAFHRIKYKKALNAIHLADEHCVEVVGLLVPLVYVTIIWAKSSLNLFDAAILIAIYVAYLMVLSKMPPQEVEGIEDLDRIPRAVVESSPRVRTFLIFALFSAGGALIYFCAEPFLGSLLALSAVLGIPSFVFVQWVAPFVSEFPEKVSAFYWARTIDRAPMALMNMVSSNINQWTLLAAMLPVIYSISRGTPSAITFDSQQELELLMTIGQSLVGMIFLVNMMLTWWEAGTLLGLWFIQFILSPVQPGPTAWGMIAGHIHWIVTAIYFLWFAVEVIRCITGKRMPAAFTLFAELWRTRIRPAAR; encoded by the coding sequence TTGAATAGACGCAATACGGTTACAGCTCCAGCTTGCGCCTTTCTCCTCCTCACTTCGCTCGAGCTCATGCAGGTGGGCCCCTCCACCGCGCTTTGGGCTGCGCCCGCCATCCTGCTAGCCGCGATGCTGATCGCCTGGGCCGCAGAGTCCGCCCAGTTCTACATCGCCCAGGGTTTCGCCCTCGCCATCCTCGCCTGGCTCCAGACCCTGCCCGAGTTCGCCGTCGAAGCCGTCCTGGCCTGGAAACAGCAGGTTCCGCTCCTGCTCGCCAACTTGACCGGAGCCCTCCGCTTGCTCACCGGCCTCGGCTGGCCCCTCATCTACTTCACAGCCGCCGCTTTCCACCGCATCAAGTACAAGAAGGCGCTGAATGCCATCCACCTGGCGGATGAGCACTGTGTGGAAGTGGTCGGCCTCCTCGTCCCGCTGGTCTACGTCACCATCATCTGGGCCAAGTCCTCCCTGAACCTCTTCGACGCCGCCATCCTCATTGCCATCTATGTCGCCTACCTGATGGTTCTCTCCAAGATGCCGCCGCAGGAAGTGGAAGGCATCGAGGACCTCGACCGCATCCCCCGCGCCGTAGTCGAATCCAGCCCGCGCGTCCGGACTTTCCTGATCTTCGCCCTGTTCTCTGCCGGCGGCGCGCTCATCTACTTCTGCGCGGAACCCTTCCTCGGTAGCCTGCTGGCGCTCTCCGCCGTCCTGGGCATCCCCAGTTTCGTCTTCGTGCAGTGGGTTGCGCCCTTCGTCAGTGAATTCCCGGAAAAGGTCTCGGCCTTCTACTGGGCCCGCACCATCGACCGCGCCCCCATGGCGCTCATGAACATGGTGAGCTCCAACATCAACCAGTGGACGCTGCTCGCCGCCATGCTGCCGGTCATCTACTCCATCAGCCGCGGCACCCCGTCGGCCATCACCTTCGACTCCCAACAGGAACTCGAACTGCTCATGACCATCGGGCAGTCGCTGGTCGGCATGATCTTCCTGGTCAACATGATGCTCACCTGGTGGGAAGCAGGTACGCTGCTGGGCCTGTGGTTCATCCAGTTCATCCTGTCGCCGGTGCAACCGGGCCCGACCGCCTGGGGCATGATCGCCGGCCACATCCACTGGATTGTGACCGCGATCTACTTCCTCTGGTTCGCCGTCGAAGTGATCCGCTGCATCACCGGCAAACGGATGCCGGCCGCCTTCACCCTCTTCGCCGAACTCTGGCGCACGCGCATCCGGCCGGCGGCGCGCTAA
- the ubiE gene encoding bifunctional demethylmenaquinone methyltransferase/2-methoxy-6-polyprenyl-1,4-benzoquinol methylase UbiE, with the protein MTAQRGTTPQGTATEEQAARYVRGMFGQVAGQYDLLNHLLSFQVDRYWRNTTVRRVEHILRRPGMKVMDLCCGTGDLLLALEQKASEQTLVLGSDFCHPMLVAAAAKSGQRNAFTPLFEGDGLQLPLADKSLDLVTVAFGFRNFANYRRGLKELRRVLKPGGMLAILEFSTPPNPLIRGVYGFYSRRILPTIGGLVSGSKEAYTYLPESVRKFPGAESLAAEMEGAGYTRVKFERMTFGVVALHTGLSG; encoded by the coding sequence ATGACAGCACAGAGAGGAACGACTCCGCAGGGCACCGCGACGGAAGAGCAGGCGGCGCGGTATGTGCGCGGCATGTTCGGCCAGGTGGCCGGTCAATACGACCTGCTGAATCACCTGCTGTCGTTCCAGGTGGACCGCTATTGGCGGAACACGACGGTGCGGCGGGTGGAGCACATCCTGCGCCGGCCGGGGATGAAGGTGATGGACCTGTGCTGCGGGACAGGCGATCTGCTGCTGGCGCTGGAGCAGAAGGCGTCGGAGCAGACGCTGGTTCTTGGCAGCGATTTTTGCCACCCGATGCTGGTGGCGGCAGCGGCGAAGTCGGGTCAGCGGAATGCGTTCACGCCGCTGTTCGAGGGGGATGGGCTGCAGTTGCCGCTGGCTGACAAGTCACTCGACCTGGTGACCGTGGCGTTCGGATTCCGCAATTTCGCGAACTACCGGAGGGGGCTCAAGGAGCTGCGGCGGGTGCTCAAGCCGGGCGGGATGCTGGCGATCCTGGAGTTTTCGACGCCGCCGAATCCGCTGATTCGCGGGGTGTACGGGTTTTACTCGCGTCGGATCCTGCCTACGATTGGCGGGCTGGTGTCGGGGTCGAAGGAAGCGTATACGTACCTGCCGGAGTCCGTCAGGAAGTTTCCAGGGGCGGAGTCACTGGCGGCCGAGATGGAAGGGGCCGGGTATACGCGGGTGAAGTTCGAACGGATGACGTTCGGGGTGGTCGCGCTGCATACGGGGCTTTCGGGCTGA
- a CDS encoding L-aspartate oxidase: protein MIQTDYLVVGAGVAGLRAAIALAPAGRVLVVAKDSLRESSSEYAQGGIAVALSDDDEVDLHESDTLAAGDGLCNREAVHVLVEEGPAAIQQLMDWGAEFDKEGGRLVFAREGAHSRSRVLHSHGDSTGKEIARTLYHKAASLENVSFRSFSAVVDLLVQDGRVVGAVALDENTGSLIPISAKAVLLATGGLGRVFTDTTNPDVATGDGVAMGWRAGATISDIEFIQFHPTALHIEGAPRFLLSEALRGEGAHLLNAKGERFMRRYHEMAELAPRDVVSRCIVEEMRREKSPHVFLDLSGRGPGFVKNRFPRIYTTCLEYGIDLDKEPAPVHPAAHYSMGGVWTDLDGRTSSPGLWAAGEVACTGVHGANRLASNSLLEGVVFGARAGQSIVDSDSTARLRGVRFEPLEIPQTKEAIVRRIATDFCGIIRNGDGLTTALTILGGMPASRKRQVSRADIEVANIHTLTQLIARCARAREESRGAHRRSDYPKRVEAFEKHSRIRISQREVTFE, encoded by the coding sequence TTGATTCAGACTGACTACCTGGTTGTAGGCGCCGGTGTCGCCGGGTTGCGCGCCGCCATCGCACTCGCTCCGGCCGGTCGTGTATTGGTAGTCGCCAAAGACAGCCTCCGCGAATCCTCCTCGGAGTATGCCCAGGGCGGCATCGCCGTTGCCCTCAGCGATGACGACGAGGTCGACCTGCATGAGTCCGACACCCTCGCCGCCGGCGACGGCCTCTGCAACCGCGAAGCCGTCCATGTCCTCGTTGAGGAGGGCCCCGCCGCTATCCAGCAACTGATGGACTGGGGCGCCGAGTTCGACAAGGAAGGCGGCCGCCTCGTCTTCGCCCGCGAAGGCGCCCACTCCCGCAGCCGCGTCCTCCATTCGCACGGCGACTCCACCGGCAAGGAGATCGCCCGTACCCTCTATCACAAGGCCGCTTCGCTCGAAAACGTCTCCTTCCGCAGCTTCTCCGCCGTGGTGGACCTTCTCGTCCAGGATGGCCGCGTAGTCGGCGCCGTCGCCCTCGACGAGAATACCGGCTCGCTCATCCCCATCTCCGCCAAAGCCGTCCTGCTGGCCACCGGGGGTCTCGGCCGGGTCTTCACAGACACTACCAACCCCGATGTCGCCACCGGCGACGGAGTCGCCATGGGTTGGCGCGCCGGCGCCACCATCTCCGACATCGAGTTCATCCAGTTCCACCCCACGGCCCTCCACATCGAGGGCGCGCCGCGCTTCCTGCTCTCCGAAGCCCTCCGCGGCGAGGGCGCCCATCTATTGAATGCAAAGGGCGAACGCTTCATGCGCCGCTATCACGAGATGGCGGAACTGGCGCCCCGCGATGTCGTCTCCCGCTGCATTGTCGAGGAAATGCGCCGCGAGAAGTCCCCCCACGTGTTCCTCGATCTCTCCGGCCGCGGACCCGGCTTCGTCAAAAACCGCTTCCCCCGCATTTACACCACCTGCCTCGAGTACGGCATCGATCTGGACAAGGAGCCTGCACCCGTCCATCCCGCCGCGCACTATTCCATGGGCGGCGTTTGGACTGACCTCGATGGCCGCACCTCCAGCCCCGGACTCTGGGCCGCCGGCGAAGTGGCGTGCACCGGCGTCCACGGCGCCAATCGCCTGGCGTCGAATTCTTTACTGGAAGGTGTCGTTTTCGGTGCTCGCGCCGGCCAGTCCATTGTCGACTCTGATTCCACGGCCCGCCTGCGCGGCGTCCGCTTCGAACCTCTCGAAATCCCCCAAACGAAAGAGGCAATCGTGCGCCGCATCGCCACGGACTTCTGCGGGATCATCCGCAACGGCGACGGCCTCACCACGGCTCTGACCATCCTTGGCGGCATGCCGGCCTCGCGCAAACGCCAGGTTTCCCGCGCCGACATCGAAGTGGCGAACATCCACACCCTCACGCAGTTAATCGCGCGCTGTGCTCGTGCCCGCGAAGAAAGTCGCGGGGCGCACCGCCGATCCGACTATCCTAAGAGAGTGGAGGCGTTTGAAAAGCACTCCCGGATCCGGATCAGCCAGCGCGAGGTGACTTTTGAATAG
- the aroB gene encoding 3-dehydroquinate synthase has translation MPAFAVTTTAHRYEATVERGVLRRLRDFLPAKHGKVFVVATDDVWALHGSAVATGLDGTDWHRLVFPGGEERKRLASVEAMADRMVELGGDRSSLVVAFGGGIVNDLGGFLAAIYMRGIPVIQIPTTLLSQVDAAVGGKTGANLVGGKNLIGSFHQPLAVLTDPDVLMTLPEREYRAGLFEVIKHGVIACEPLFRLMQNEQPRVMAREAGAVEQMVAESVRIKCEVVTADEKEMGLRKILNFGHTVGHAMEAETKYAHFLHGEAVGLGMIAATHLSRLAGRLSEAHSQEIIDVVNAYGPFPSTEPLRTENLMPRLVKDKKAIQGTVHFVLATGIGSTEVVAGLPAEMVREAIELTLA, from the coding sequence ATGCCTGCCTTTGCCGTGACAACAACGGCGCACCGATATGAAGCAACAGTAGAGCGCGGAGTGCTGCGGCGGCTGCGCGATTTTCTGCCGGCCAAGCACGGGAAAGTGTTCGTGGTGGCGACGGACGACGTGTGGGCGCTGCATGGTTCGGCGGTAGCGACAGGCCTGGATGGCACCGACTGGCACCGGCTGGTTTTCCCTGGCGGCGAAGAGCGCAAGCGGTTGGCTTCCGTGGAAGCGATGGCGGACCGGATGGTGGAGTTGGGCGGTGACCGGTCGAGCCTGGTGGTGGCCTTTGGCGGCGGGATCGTGAACGACCTGGGTGGCTTCCTGGCCGCGATCTACATGCGCGGGATTCCGGTGATCCAAATTCCGACCACCTTGCTTTCCCAGGTGGATGCGGCGGTGGGCGGCAAGACCGGGGCGAACCTGGTGGGCGGCAAGAACCTGATTGGTTCGTTCCACCAGCCGCTGGCGGTATTGACGGATCCGGACGTCCTGATGACCCTGCCGGAGCGCGAGTACCGGGCGGGGCTGTTCGAAGTGATCAAGCACGGCGTGATCGCGTGCGAGCCGCTGTTCCGGCTGATGCAGAACGAGCAACCGCGTGTGATGGCGCGCGAGGCAGGGGCCGTTGAGCAGATGGTGGCCGAGAGCGTACGGATCAAGTGTGAAGTGGTCACGGCGGACGAGAAAGAGATGGGGCTCCGCAAGATCCTCAATTTCGGACATACCGTAGGGCACGCGATGGAAGCGGAGACGAAGTATGCGCACTTCCTGCACGGCGAAGCGGTGGGGTTGGGCATGATCGCGGCGACGCACCTGTCGCGGCTGGCGGGCCGGCTGAGCGAGGCGCACTCCCAGGAAATCATTGACGTTGTGAACGCATATGGTCCGTTCCCCTCGACGGAGCCGCTGCGCACCGAGAACCTGATGCCGAGGTTGGTGAAGGACAAGAAGGCGATTCAGGGGACGGTGCACTTTGTGCTGGCGACGGGGATCGGGTCGACGGAAGTAGTGGCGGGGCTGCCCGCGGAGATGGTCCGCGAGGCGATCGAGTTGACGCTCGCATGA
- a CDS encoding LytR/AlgR family response regulator transcription factor — translation MNVLIVDDEPIARQILRELLEEHPGVNLAGEASTGLEAVEQIARLHPDVVLLDLQMPGLDGFSVARTLRGDSLPIVIFVTAFETHALQAFDTGAVDYLLKPVRKERLTAALEKARTQIAGLKSEPPPPPPVTEPLRRILGRLGSDLHMLNPGDVIAFQADGDTVQIITAQGRYYADHSLRTLEAKLPPPQFRRIHRGTIINTDHIRKISPLTSKRWLLKMSNGLEAIVSKRMAGVIRDATRW, via the coding sequence ATGAATGTCCTGATCGTCGACGACGAACCCATCGCCCGCCAGATCCTGCGCGAGCTGCTCGAGGAGCACCCCGGCGTCAACCTGGCCGGCGAAGCCTCCACCGGACTCGAAGCCGTGGAGCAGATCGCCCGTCTCCATCCCGATGTCGTCCTGCTCGACCTCCAGATGCCCGGCCTCGACGGCTTCTCCGTGGCCCGCACCCTGCGCGGCGACTCGCTCCCCATCGTCATCTTCGTCACCGCCTTCGAAACCCACGCCCTGCAGGCCTTCGACACCGGAGCCGTCGACTACCTGCTCAAGCCGGTCCGCAAAGAGCGCCTCACCGCCGCACTGGAAAAGGCCCGCACCCAGATTGCCGGACTGAAATCGGAACCCCCGCCGCCGCCTCCGGTGACCGAGCCCCTACGCCGCATTCTCGGCCGCCTGGGCAGCGACCTCCACATGCTCAACCCGGGCGACGTCATCGCGTTCCAGGCCGACGGCGACACGGTCCAGATCATCACGGCCCAGGGCCGCTACTACGCCGACCATTCGCTGCGCACTCTGGAGGCCAAGCTCCCGCCCCCCCAGTTCCGCCGCATCCACCGCGGCACGATCATCAATACGGACCACATCCGCAAGATTTCGCCGCTGACCTCGAAACGCTGGTTGTTGAAGATGTCGAACGGCCTGGAGGCGATCGTCTCCAAACGCATGGCCGGCGTCATCCGCGACGCCACGCGCTGGTAG
- a CDS encoding sensor histidine kinase, translating to MNTPHEPLLANLLGYSAGTLIFAIFFVLLTLDRAGQRLRTSRLSLAAAAMALIWNAGSLALLFTDSFFLLIVTTCSLSLLPALLLDILLDGRLRPIAWTGYVFSGVSMLLHASEQLFPIPVTEMHRRTLAGTAIGFAVLTAISAAFLVRNAPAARRAIPAMALFLFALSFAHFHNEGTEHAWPAELAVHHAGIPLAVFVLMQDYRFLLLDAFLRFLANMLLAGLFTWGAAEVAHRAGWVRYDQMPVRQIALMVLGTCGALIAFSAARGAAQAMLTRLVFRRGDPDQLLDRLRKEPIESEQSYQEWAQSEIARFMEAERLPEGPGRRAGGRPYLSEDLAILARLEAQTAERLEQYRESERKRLLSQAELRALQAQIHPHFLFNALNTLYGIIPKEAAGARRTVLNLSDIFRYFLRGDRQTIALEQELEIIRAYLEIESLRLGPKLKIEFDIAPETKTAPIPVLSVQPLVENAVKHGIAPLPQGGTVRIRTRVDDGMLCVCVQDTGPGFSQSTGAGAGVGLDNVRQRLHLRYGAVAKLEISREQGETVVGFHAPLNR from the coding sequence ATGAACACGCCGCACGAGCCCCTTCTCGCCAACCTCCTCGGCTACTCCGCCGGCACCCTCATCTTCGCCATCTTCTTCGTCCTCCTTACCCTCGACCGTGCTGGCCAGCGCCTGCGCACCAGCCGCCTCTCCCTCGCCGCCGCCGCCATGGCGCTCATCTGGAACGCCGGCTCCCTCGCTCTCCTTTTCACCGATTCCTTTTTCCTGTTGATCGTCACCACCTGCTCCCTCAGCCTTCTACCCGCGCTCCTGCTCGACATCCTGCTCGATGGCCGTCTGCGCCCCATTGCCTGGACCGGCTACGTGTTCAGCGGCGTGTCGATGCTTCTGCATGCCAGTGAGCAATTGTTCCCCATCCCCGTCACCGAGATGCACCGCCGCACCCTGGCCGGCACCGCCATCGGCTTCGCCGTCCTCACCGCTATCAGTGCGGCCTTCCTCGTCAGGAACGCCCCCGCCGCCCGCCGCGCCATCCCCGCCATGGCGCTGTTCCTCTTCGCGCTCTCCTTCGCCCACTTTCACAACGAAGGAACCGAGCACGCCTGGCCCGCTGAACTCGCCGTCCACCACGCCGGCATCCCCCTGGCCGTGTTCGTCCTCATGCAGGACTACCGCTTCCTCCTGCTCGACGCCTTTCTGCGCTTCCTGGCCAATATGCTGCTGGCCGGACTCTTCACCTGGGGCGCCGCCGAAGTGGCGCACCGCGCCGGCTGGGTTCGTTACGACCAGATGCCGGTCCGCCAGATCGCCCTCATGGTCCTCGGAACCTGCGGTGCCCTCATTGCCTTCTCCGCCGCCCGGGGAGCCGCCCAGGCCATGCTCACCCGCCTCGTCTTCCGCCGCGGCGACCCCGATCAGCTCCTCGATCGCCTGCGCAAGGAACCCATCGAATCAGAACAGTCCTATCAGGAATGGGCCCAGAGCGAAATTGCCCGGTTCATGGAAGCGGAGCGTCTTCCCGAAGGTCCGGGCCGCCGCGCCGGAGGCCGTCCCTATTTGAGTGAAGACCTCGCCATCCTCGCGCGCCTCGAAGCCCAGACCGCCGAACGCCTCGAGCAATACCGGGAGAGCGAGCGGAAACGCCTCCTCTCCCAGGCCGAACTCCGCGCCCTGCAGGCCCAGATCCACCCCCACTTCCTCTTCAACGCCCTCAACACCCTCTACGGCATCATTCCCAAGGAGGCCGCCGGAGCCCGCCGCACCGTCCTCAACCTCTCCGACATCTTCCGCTACTTCCTGCGCGGCGACCGCCAGACCATCGCCCTGGAGCAGGAACTCGAAATCATTCGCGCCTACCTCGAAATCGAGAGTCTCCGCCTCGGTCCCAAGTTGAAGATCGAATTCGACATCGCACCCGAAACCAAAACCGCGCCCATCCCGGTCCTCAGCGTTCAACCCCTGGTGGAAAACGCCGTCAAGCACGGCATTGCCCCCTTGCCGCAGGGCGGCACGGTTCGCATTCGCACCCGCGTCGACGACGGCATGCTCTGCGTCTGCGTGCAGGATACAGGTCCGGGCTTCTCCCAATCGACCGGCGCCGGAGCGGGCGTCGGCCTCGACAACGTGCGCCAGCGCCTGCACCTGCGCTACGGAGCGGTCGCCAAACTGGAAATCAGCAGGGAGCAGGGGGAAACCGTGGTCGGCTTCCATGCGCCCCTCAATAGGTGA